A stretch of the Theileria equi strain WA chromosome 1, complete sequence genome encodes the following:
- a CDS encoding asparagine synthetase family member protein (encoded by transcript BEWA_030390A), whose translation MTAPDAITLTIEYRQGLEDADAVESTLKEDNRALETTFDVDFLSQPYAPPTPFLEFEGLSLGDVAEGFESELYRIRLGGTRVSSLCPKCFVAIYGCLVPPVDLKPLLCGKSRDEVCEKLTRLKGSYSLIYISFHMGHIYVCKDEYGYKSLLFRVDKHEITVSNVALDTSSRWYEVPPFKLLVIGNAVSFLPRRDYYLSQLLKARFTRLDDLVEDIVLNSIDSIKKALVESVLDVCSRRREKDFVTILFSGGLDSALIARIVAEHLKDTTIELINVSFDPATSPDRITSLYTYSELVEMFPNSDIRLVCIDVNQDEYVQDEEKIYGLSYPNDTHMDVNISAALYYASRLKGFLCDKSFLQSSFWQTFRSDLAVAKSVNFKVTVSRAKSADFPEQESSRSAVTQSQSTEGQALPFLKKCGEQPYSSHSTDVLVGSGADELFGGYGRHVTSQAFQDCKELGEEIAKDLNRLWKRNLGRDDRVLNENGVRALYPFLSPLVLETVTKLPFTSASIVDILSSPKWFHELCIYKSIDYGVLRNSEFLGAENRPVSVYINKWILREIALQLGLKSCATFKKRAIQFGTNSAKNFNRLHNMSNRQARNKGAAVYGSMGFNVN comes from the coding sequence ATGACGGCTCCAGACGCCATAACTCTGACCATAGAATATAGACAGGGTCTTGAAGACGCGGATGCGGTGGAATCTACGCTAAAGGAGGATAATAGAGCGCTGGAGACGACGTTTGACGTTGACTTTTTATCTCAACCATACGCTCCCCCTACGCCATTCCTGGAGTTTGAGGGTCTTTCTCTAGGCGATGTTGCGGAGGGATTCGAGTCTGAGCTTTACAGGATTCGTCTAGGAGGCACTCgtgtttcttctttatgTCCAAAGTGTTTTGTCGCCATTTACGGCTGCTTGGTCCCGCCCGTTGATTTGAAGCCTCTGCTGTGCGGAAAAAGTCGTGATGAGGTTTGTGAGAAGCTTACCAGGCTCAAGGGCTCCTACTCCCTCATTTACATCTCGTTCCACATGGGTCACATTTACGTCTGCAAGGATGAATATGGTTATAAATCATTGCTCTTTCGTGTTGATAAGCACGAAATTACAGTCTCAAATGTAGCTCTAGATACCAGTAGTCGTTGGTACGAAGTACCTCCATTTAAACTATTGGTGATTGGAAATGCAGTGTCTTTTCTTCCTAGAAGAGATTACTATCTATCGCAGTTGCTCAAGGCTCGGTTTACCAGGTTGGATGATTTAGTGGAGGATATAGTATTAAATTCCATCGATTCCATCAAGAAGGCGCTGGTAGAGAGCGTTTTAGACGTTTGTTCTAGACGCAGAGAAAAAGATTTCGTCACCATCCTATTCTCTGGTGGTCTAGACTCTGCACTTATTGCCAGAATTGTCGCAGAACATCTCAAAGATACAACTATAGAGCTCATTAATGTATCATTTGATCCAGCGACATCTCCGGATCGGATAACATCGCTTTACACATACAGTGAACTTGTGGAAATGTTTCCAAACTCAGACATACGTCTTGTCTGCATAGATGTGAATCAGGACGAATACGTACAGGATGAGGAAAAGATTTATGGCTTGTCATACCCAAACGATACTCACATGGATGTGAACATTTCAGCAGCGCTTTACTACGCCTCTAGGCTAAAGGGGTTTCTCTGCGACAAGTCATTCCTCCAGTCTAGCTTTTGGCAGACATTTAGAAGCGATTTAGCTGTTGCAAAGTCAGTGAATTTCAAAGTCACCGTTAGTAGGGCAAAGTCGGCTGATTTTCCGGAGCAAGAATCATCTCGTTCTGCAGTGACTCAATCCCAATCTACAGAAGGACAAGCTCTTCCATTCCTTAAAAAGTGCGGTGAACAGCCGTATTCTTCACATTCTACTGACGTATTGGTGGGAAGTGGAGCAGATGAGCTCTTTGGGGGATATGGAAGACATGTGACTAGTCAGGCGTTTCAAGACTGCAAAGAGCTTGGAGAGGAAATTGCCAAGGACTTGAATAGATTGTGGAAGCGAAATTTGGGTAGGGACGACAGGGTTCTAAATGAGAATGGAGTGAGGGCACTCTATCCATTCTTGTCTCCACTAGTGCTAGAGACAGTCACAAAACTCCCCTTTACCTCTGCCAGCATAGTGGACATTCTAAGCTCTCCAAAGTGGTTTCATGAGCTCTGCATATACAAGTCAATAGACTATGGTGTATTGAGAAATTCTGAGTTTTTAGGGGCTGAAAATAGGCCCGTTTCTGTGTACATTAACAAGTGGATATTGCGTGAGATTGCTCTGCAACTTGGTTTAAAATCTTGTGCTACTTTTAAAAAAAGGGCTATACAATTTGGCACGAACAGTGCCAAGAATTTTAATAGACTTCATAACATGTCAAATCGACAGGCTAGAAACAAGGGAGCGGCTGTCTATGGGTCAATGGGCTTTAATGTCAACTAG
- a CDS encoding hypothetical protein (encoded by transcript BEWA_030400A): protein MAPSLRDLMKSEKESRKRNLELNKQREAAPKVQKTLKEDGIAHSPPSRDETPVTVIPSNSQSQPEAQFRPVADQKSSYSEKEPVNKSIDRADPNDDLPKGVKVIDEVYELLEDEDVSVKPPERRENSHSNDKEEDLEDPKDYKLVYEQLNTAFCSNIDFERDAILQDFGVDAAQDADDYIDSDEEDFERTNLLSKSTITSANFGTSNIAVSTSENLPVGFFDDQNVDAKARGKLTTKEASEKIRQLSRKKALYLKEAKYIQEKHMESHREQIRLENDILDHQEAFKNLQGRVNDIKANIATSAPENDEDKDQEMEDFLDFDEIHWRSRAIR from the coding sequence ATGGCGCCATCATTGAGGGATCTCATGAAGAGCGAGAAGGAATCGCGAAAACGGAACCTAGAGCTCAACAAGCAAAGAGAAGCAGCACCAAAAGTTCAAAAGACGCTAAAGGAGGATGGAATCGCTCATTCTCCACCTTCCAGGGATGAAACTCCGGTCACTGTCATTCCCTCAAATAGCCAATCGCAACCGGAAGCTCAGTTTAGACCAGTAGCTGATCAAAAGAGCAGCTACTCTGAAAAAGAACCTGTGAACAAGTCTATTGACCGTGCGGATCCAAACGACGACCTCCCGAAAGGCGTCAAGGTGATCGACGAAGTCTACGAGTTGctggaagatgaagatgtcTCAGTAAAACCTCCGGAACGACGGGAAAATAGTCACTCAAATGACAAGGAGGAGGACTTGGAAGATCCAAAAGACTACAAACTGGTCTATGAACAGCTAAATACGGCCTTTTGCAGTAACATTGACTTTGAGAGGGATGCCATACTGCAAGACTTTGGAGTCGATGCAGCTCAAGACGCAGACGACTATATTGACAGCGATGAGGAGGACTTTGAAAGGACAAATCTGCTCAGCAAAAGCACAATCACATCCGCAAATTTCGGAACGTCAAACATTGCAGTAAGCACAAGTGAAAACCTACCTGTAGGATTCTTTGATGATCAAAATGTAGACGCAAAGGCGAGAGGAAAACTAACCACCAAAGAAGCAAGTGAAAAGATTAGGCAATTATCCAGGAAAAAGGCCCTCTACCTCAAGGAGGCAAAGTATATTCAAGAAAAACACATGGAAAGTCATAGGGAACAAATTAGACTAGAAAATGATATCTTGGACCATCAAGAAGcctttaaaaatttacaaggCAGAGTAAATGATATTAAGGCAAACATAGCCACGTCCGCGCCAGAAAATGATGAGGACAAGGACCAAGAGATGGAAGATTTTCTAGACTTTGATGAAATACACTGGCGCTCTAGGGCTATTCGATAA
- a CDS encoding hypothetical protein (encoded by transcript BEWA_030380A), giving the protein MNDQIQVKREEVSATTPSFLPDLPVSVEAGNEGTSRVTLEDVVNSPGIIERIEQLDLLLLQISRTKQIQGRNINDDAKLLRSLIRSDMTQIQVKVAELLDKYIKYAEDETHDRIKNADALFKFYKIIHEDICTYLLPNIKAADFCTNFLCNIISVCSSKETFLSIIKLFQKTIDGIIGSNKAGRELPSENARIVIGVMKALLSVTKAFGSPPAPLQLLCKMSASVIKSTNIHLCRLYSYNIIAFLLRNVTDDAVITSYTYGLTTSQVQHVTALIKESSSWNDVCNWKFKYSDKVCDSPIQGDAGSVNMEPDDEVLPLTQSDFEYSQSQVCSQISVQSQPTQEQSSQVSKSARSGKKLTPTANDTTCESNDGWIKALSAKFDKKRGNDGKPIVIDKNAWKGKLEVLEKAIKEIGKCNGELRISSHPQLLSVMENIFKFESAIPVVINGLTLFTLVMRRSEPDFISATKSQSLADLVFEKLKENNKKVRDAAIFAVEEIIMRCKPVVILESFKRALAHKSPSCRETACNIINGKGINIGSDERLVSKLSECSEGLKPLVEELANDKMIKVKSASTLACKVLENFELFKQNVPEPTRDILASQEKGSHGNDKGVANKRRLNVTAPSGSKRRNLRMASPASNQPSSQVEPICDEQRTPIHSSTQEELPIVPTQSVEETSSAEAEAVNAPEECTVREGPLEKVDREIIEKITRGATDKGALVEGLCGLCTWINQHPDDAKEMDHHLLKLVGEYTDGYKLALGDGNVTLSLFFQHLIGLDLSKQGFEYLLELLAKTIDLCPNFIFSAILCSHNQGVANKLFCDPNRTCEFSDHSFPIPYSADLSIHQYANTSIRVDRHIATLVLLKNHSLVNLIIDEPILARILNYCAHFASQSIEPYKKLSMDVLSNLEKRTSPEHVSRLLDQKYHDMLKGDSGDTLNISHALKLAHVEAGLELEKSISKDLYLCMFQEGNLENRKRSCLFWKAFVQKRNDRSESMLFGDGNILGELVIWLCHTLFEEKVSKVVLEILNLLISLIEERDVVLGQNESFLLIESLCSYNGKYKKRSSDLVPRAIGRCTISVPLVECIFKAFEAGNMQEAFKEIIHDISKSCKGNRVVTCYILLKLETCTIDPQTSQELLSSITSMVSPGVSTNGNGHTENDSEVHFEGVCNGQAASTIEAKENVAESPSRLESPKGATVEEEEEEKAELSHKELVYNPPIYETCKFFNIEEISEEPSRIASINVDPEISSLDVAESLESNLGQFEDVSELPIPDPEPIEQESRSSINVATSTEIIQSLDQETSARVETEDEKADSLETSPVQNMELVDSIYTLESSGDTETLEACTPQTSGAPLECTITESIETCQRLSREIIRHSLPPIVTQDSNEETENIQLELDPIEQTHRESIPQDTQWNTLETMIDHCSTITNACLASNFKNQLPGIGEPKNVCTVHGLKIKEMLKNEENIQKTLAPILVDMCHSSIISLCKSIDRTLASENLSKSFSSVDECKNVDEISDVINALVIVLEVFEIVTSPSLSLKSSLLLPFCNVIIQCLALPKGCFDNVSLIND; this is encoded by the exons ATGAATGACCAAATCCAAGTGAAGCGTGAGGAGGTGTCGGCGACAACACCGTCGTTCCTACCCGATCTTCCAGTGTCTGTTGAAGCGGGAAATGAGGGGACATCCAGAGTTACCCTGGAAGATGTAGTCAATAGTCCAGGAATAATCGAGAGAATTGAACAGCTAGATCTGCTCCTTTTGCAAATATCCAGGACGAAACAAATCCAAGGAAGGAATATTAACGATGATGCCAAACTACTCAGATCGCTCATCAGGTCTGACATGACTCAAATTCAAGTTAAAGTTGCTGAACTGCTAGACAAGTACATAAAGTATGCAGAGGATGAAACACATGACAGAATAAAGAATGCAGATGCACTCTTTAAATTCTACAAAATAATACACGAGGACATTTGCACGTATCTCCTGCCAAACATCAAAGCGGCTGACTTTTGCACGAATTTCCTCTGTAATATAATATCGGTCTGTTCATCCAAAGAGACGTTTCTTTCGATTATAAAGCTCTTTCAAAAAACTATAGATGGAATTATCGGCTCAAACAAGGCTGGAAGGGAGCTTCCAAGCGAAAATGCACGAATAGTCATTGGAGTCATGAAGGCTTTGCTATCTGTAACAAAGGCGTTTGGATCTCCCCCTGCTCCTCTACAACTCTTGTGCAAGATGTCGGCCTCTGTTATAAAGTCTACAAACATACACCTGTGCCGTCTCTATAGCTACAACATTATCGCGTTTCTCTTGAGAAACGTTACAGATGACGCAGTGATCACAAGCTACACTTACGGGCTAACCACTTCACAAGTTCAGCATGTTACGGCACTAATCAAGGAATCAAGCAGTTGGAATGATGTTTGCAATTGGAAGTTTAAGTATTCTGATAAAGTATGCGATTCGCCAATACAAGGTGATGCAGGATCCGTAAATATGGAACCCGATGATGAAGTTTTGCCCCTCACTCAATCAGATTTTGAATATTCCCAGAGTCAGGTCTGTAGTCAGATTTCTGTGCAGAGTCAACCTACTCAGGAGCAAAGTTCGCAGGTCTCGAAATCTGCTAGAAGTGGAAAGAAGCTTACGCCAACTGCAAACGATACGACTTGTGAATCTAATGACGGATGGATAAAAGCTCTGAGTGCcaaatttgataaaaagaggggaaatgatggaaagCCAATAGTCATTGATAAAAACGCATGGAAGGGTAAATTGGAGGTTTTGGAGAAAGCCATCAAAGAGATTGGAAAATGCAATGGAGAATTGCGTATTTCATCGCATCCACAACTGTTATCTGTaatggagaatatattCAAGTTTGAATCTGCAATTCCTGTGGTCATAAATGGGCTAACGCTATTCACACTTGTGATGAGACGTTCGGAACCAGACTTTATTTCAGCCACGAAATCTCAAAGTTTGGCAGATTTGGTCTTTGAGAAGCTCAAGGAGAATAATAAAAAGGTTAGGGACGCGGCAATTTTTGCAGTTGAAGAAATTATAATGAGATGTAAACCAGTTGTAATTCTTGAATCGTTCAAAAGGGCGCTCGCACACAAGTCTCCATCATGTAGAGAAACTGCGTGTaatattataaatggaaaggGTATCAACATAGGAAGCGATGAAAGGCTAGTTTCCAAACTTTCCGAGTGCTCAGAAGGGCTGAAACCCCTCGTTGAAGAGCTTGCCAATGATAAGATGATCAAGGTAAAATCTGCGTCCACACTAGCATGCAAGGTTTTGGAAAATTTTGAACTCTTTAAACAAAATGTTCCAGAACCAACAAGGGACATTTTGGCATCTCAAGAGAAAGGATCACATGGAAATGATAAGGGAGTGGCAAACAAAAGGCGCCTAAATGTCACTGCACCTAGTGGCTCCAAAAGGAGGAATTTGAGAATGGCATCTCCGGCCTCCAACCAACCAAGTTCTCAAGTTGAACCAATATGTGATGAGCAAAGGAcacccattcattcctcAACCCAAGAGGAATTGCCAATAGTACCTACACAGTCTGTGGAGGAGACAAGCTCCGCAGAGGCTGAAGCTGTAAATGCACCAGAGGAATGCACTGTGAGAGAGGGGCCCCTGGAAAAAGTGGATAGAGAAATCATAGAAAAAATCACGAGGGGAGCCACCGATAAGGGAGCTCTTGTAGAGGGATTATGTGGGCTGTGTACGTGGATTAATCAGCATCCGGACGATGCAAAGGAGATGGATCATCACTTGTTAAAGCTCGTGGGTGAATATACagatggatataaacttGCCCTGGGTGATGGTAATGTGACCTTGTCGCTCTTTTTCCAACATCTAATAGGCTTGGACTTGTCTAAACAGGGCTTTGAATATTTGTTGGAGCTTTTGGCCAAAACAATTGACCTTTGTCCAAACTTTATATTCAGTGCAATCTTATGCTCACATAACCAAGGTGTCGCCAACAAACTCTTTTGCGATCCAAACAGGACTTGTGAATTCTCAGACCATTCATTTCCTATTCCCTATTCTGCTGATTTATCAATCCACCAGTACGCCAATACCAGCATTAGAGTGGATAGACACATTGCAACTCTGGTTCTCCTGAAAAATCATAGCCTTGTCAATCTAATCATTGATGAACCAATACTGGCCAGGATACTAAACTACTGTGCCCACTTTGCGTCACAATCTATAGAGCCATACAAAAAGCTTTCAATGGATGTCTTGTCAAATCTAGAAAAGAGAACATCTCCGGAGCATGTTTCAAGACTATTGGATCAAAAATATCATGATATGCTCAAGGGGGATAGTGGTGATACTCTAAACATTAGTCATGCGCTTAAGCTGGCTCACGTGGAGGCAGGCTTAGAGCTTGAAAAGAGTATATCAAAAGATCTCTACTTGTGTATGTTTCAAGAGggaaatttggaaaatcGCAAGAGATCATGTCTCTTTTGGAAGGCCTTTGTTCAAAAGCGCAATGATCGATCAGAATCTATGCTCTTTGGTGATGGGAATATTCTTGGCGAACTTGTTATTTGGCTTTGCCATACTCTGTTTGAGGAAAAGGTCTCAAAGGTagttttggagattttaaatttgttgaTTAGCTTGATTGAGGAAAGAGATGTTGTTTTGGGACAAAATGAAAGTTTTCTCCTCATTGAGTCGCTCTGTAGCTATAATGGGAAATATAAGAAACGTTCCTCCGACTTAGTTCCAAGGGCAATTGGAAGATGCACAATTTCTGTACCCCTTGTAGAATGTATATTTAAAGCGTTTGAAGCTGGTAACATGCAGGAAGCGTTTAAAGAGATCATTCACGACATCTCCAAGAGCTGCAAAGGAAACCGTGTTGTCACGTGCTACATTTTGCTCAAGCTTGAGACTTGCACTATTGATCCACAAACATCTCAAGAGCTGCTATCGAGCATTACAAGCATGGTTAGCCCAGGAGTCTCCACTAATGGGAATGGTCATACTGAGAATGACTCGGAGGTGCATTTTGAAGGTGTATGTAATGGGCAAGCAGCGAGTACGATTGAGGCAAAAGAAAATGTAGCCGAATCTCCGAGTCGTCTTGAATCTCCAAAAGGTGCTACGgtggaagaggaagaggaggaaaaggCGGAGCTGTCACATAAAGAACTCGTCTACAATCCGCCAATCTACGAAACGTGCAAATTCTTCAATATTGAAGAAATATCAGAGGAGCCATCTAGAATAGCCTCGATAAATGTGGATCCAGAAATTTCAAGTCTTGATGTTGCAGAGTCTCTAGAGTCGAATTTGGGTCAATTTGAAGACGTCTCTGAACTACCCATTCCTGATCCAGAACCCATCGAGCAAGAATCGAGATCATCCATAAACGTGGCAACCTCAACAGAAATCATTCAGTCTCTAGACCAGGAAACTAGTGCAAGAGTTGAAACGGAGGATGAGAAGGCGGACTCGTTAGAAACATCTCCAGTGCAAAATATGGAACTCGTGGATAGCATATACACACTTGAAAGCAGTGGAGATACGGAAACGCTAGAAGCATGCACTCCACAAACATCTGGAGCTCCTCTAGAGTGCACAATTACAGAATCCATCGAAACATGCCAAAGACTATCTCGTGAAATTATACGCCACAGTTTGCCTCCAATTGTTACACAAGACTCCAATGAGGAAACGGAAAATATACAATTGGAATTGGACCCTATAGAGCAAACACACAGAGAGTCGATACCCCAAGATACACAATGGAACACACTAGAGACAATGATAGATCATTGTTCAACCATTACAAACGCTTGTTTGGCCtcaaatttcaaaaatcAACTACCAGGAATTGGTGAGCCCAAAAATGTGTGTACTGTTCATGGACTAAAAATCAAGGAGATGCTAAAGAATGAGGAGAATATCCAAAAGACACTAGCTCCCATACTAGTGGACATGTGTCATTCCAGCATAATTTCCCTCTGCAAGTCTATAGACAGGACACTAGCATCAGAAAACTTGTCCAAATCATTTTCAAGCGTTGATGAATGCAAGAATGTCGACGAAATATCGGATGTTATAAATGCCCTTGTCATTGTTCTCgag GTCTTCGAAATCGTAACAAGTCCAAGTCTCTCACTAAAGAGTAGTCTATTGCTACCATTTTGCAATGTCATCATTCAGTGCCTTGCACTGCCAAAAGGCTGCTTTGACAATGTAAGTTTAATCAATGATTAG